One stretch of Segatella copri DNA includes these proteins:
- a CDS encoding OmpA family protein yields the protein MKKLVLMFAAAVMAVSASAQTTQESKFFDNWYLGVNVGAATKTTHNAWFKNVNPSVGVRLGKWFTPVWGAAVEADLYARNRNLPFTHKTLVRGASGKFIGTINATNLFLGYKGEPRKFEIIPLAGIGGYHSFNLHNGNLNALTANAGVDFAFNLGANKAWQVYVEPSMNWFLHDNKSACNGCQFDVNKSAFQVKVGVNYKFKGSNNSHNFTIVTPRDQNEIDGLNGQINNLRNDLNSKDSELAAKDKQIKDLQNALNECQKAPKYVKPATATNLQPTVLFTVGKSKVERSQMPNIEMIAQYMKNHPNAKVEIKGYASPEGSKELNQKLSEARANAVKNILVKTYKISANRLQAKGMGATDKLFKQVEFNRVATFNDNNAAE from the coding sequence ATGAAAAAGTTAGTATTAATGTTTGCTGCTGCCGTAATGGCAGTATCTGCATCTGCTCAGACTACACAGGAGAGCAAGTTCTTTGACAATTGGTATCTTGGTGTAAACGTTGGAGCTGCTACAAAGACTACTCACAATGCATGGTTCAAGAACGTAAATCCTTCAGTAGGTGTACGTCTCGGAAAGTGGTTTACTCCAGTTTGGGGTGCTGCTGTAGAGGCTGACCTCTATGCTCGTAACCGCAACCTGCCTTTTACACATAAGACTTTGGTTCGTGGTGCAAGCGGTAAGTTCATCGGTACTATCAATGCAACAAACCTCTTCTTGGGTTACAAGGGTGAGCCACGTAAATTCGAAATCATCCCATTGGCAGGCATCGGTGGTTACCACTCTTTCAACCTTCATAATGGCAACCTCAATGCCCTCACAGCTAACGCAGGTGTTGACTTCGCATTCAACCTTGGCGCAAACAAGGCTTGGCAGGTATATGTAGAGCCATCTATGAATTGGTTCCTTCACGACAACAAGAGTGCTTGCAATGGTTGCCAGTTTGATGTTAACAAGTCTGCTTTTCAGGTTAAGGTGGGTGTTAACTACAAGTTCAAGGGTTCTAACAACTCTCACAACTTCACTATCGTAACTCCACGCGACCAGAACGAGATTGATGGTTTGAATGGTCAGATCAACAACCTCCGCAACGACTTGAATAGCAAGGATTCTGAACTCGCAGCTAAGGACAAGCAGATCAAGGATCTCCAGAATGCGCTCAATGAGTGCCAGAAGGCTCCTAAGTATGTAAAGCCAGCTACTGCTACCAATTTGCAGCCAACAGTATTGTTTACTGTAGGTAAGTCAAAAGTAGAGCGTAGCCAGATGCCAAACATCGAGATGATTGCTCAGTATATGAAGAATCATCCAAATGCTAAGGTTGAAATTAAGGGTTATGCATCTCCAGAGGGTTCTAAGGAACTTAACCAGAAACTTTCTGAGGCTCGTGCCAATGCTGTAAAGAACATTCTCGTTAAGACTTACAAGATTAGCGCAAATCGTCTTCAGGCTAAGGGTATGGGTGCTACTGACAAGCTCTTCAAGCAGGTTGAGTTCAACCGTGTTGCTACATTCAATGATAACAATGCAGCTGAATAA
- a CDS encoding alpha-L-arabinofuranosidase C-terminal domain-containing protein, protein MIKLKYIFTSALLVAAASASQAVSSQQMQKQIDKDAPAYTIQGKDSICQIFIYSPAPNQGLHLAYFTDDERWVDVGQLCASDYGPWGAEKKMYNPFVVKANDGTWRALWSVNQHAPQFAVAYSEDLITWRPQDYPIIREKGVKDVAAYQMDDGNFDIYLKTSKGKRYVQASNDFRTFKEDTLEASADEILWQRDTATIGGKLFQGCDFEVPAVHLNYIRSWFHALSEEAKLNAQPIPKTDADLAAYAKDNHIDLPKDSEIPANLSINPQKSHRISNKLMGIFFEDISRAADGGLSAEMLQNGDFEYNKEDHRHQWNATTAWVGVEKEGIATENGVSQNNAHYAVLGATPIYNIGWDGIAIRRGAAVEGKEGKHQPAIYEVSLHARCIDAKKKDLTLALVNQEGLPVCQTKIKVQDADWKEYKAQLIVTDKYEGELASEATTKEGKLGKNIRFAILPKGEQKVAVDLVSLKPQDTYKGHGLRKDLAEAIADLKPRFVRFPGGCMLHGQGLKNIYHWKESVGPQKDRKPAYNIWGYHQTRQLGFYEYFQWCEDMGAEPLPVLAAGVPCQNSVADERGVAGQQGGIPMSEMPQYIQDVLDLVEWANGDPATSKWAKMRADAGHPAPFNLKMIGIGNEDLISTDFEQRYLMICKAVKQKYPQLEVVGTVGPFHFPSSDYIEGWKIARENKRWIDAVDEHYYEQPGWFLNHQDYYDHYDRKAPKVYLGEYASRGANAVDNALAEGIHLCNVERNGDVVEMTSYAPLLCKDGYSNWQPDMIYFDNNNVRASESYKMQKMFGQHAGDLYISSVLSLPDALKKYVGTSVVKDSKSGKTWLKVVNALPRTLKLSVSGLGNKQVTIAGRSAQVFEL, encoded by the coding sequence ATGATAAAACTAAAGTACATATTTACATCAGCGCTGCTCGTGGCAGCTGCCAGTGCCAGTCAGGCAGTCAGCAGTCAGCAGATGCAGAAGCAAATAGACAAGGATGCCCCTGCATACACCATACAGGGCAAGGACTCCATCTGCCAGATATTCATCTATTCGCCAGCACCCAACCAGGGCTTGCATCTGGCTTATTTCACCGACGATGAGCGTTGGGTGGATGTAGGACAGCTCTGCGCCAGCGACTACGGTCCGTGGGGAGCTGAAAAGAAGATGTATAACCCCTTCGTGGTAAAAGCTAACGACGGCACATGGCGCGCACTTTGGAGCGTGAACCAGCATGCACCGCAGTTTGCCGTAGCCTATTCTGAAGACCTCATCACCTGGCGCCCGCAGGATTATCCCATCATCCGCGAAAAGGGCGTGAAGGATGTGGCTGCCTATCAGATGGATGACGGCAACTTCGACATCTATCTCAAGACATCCAAAGGCAAACGATACGTACAGGCAAGCAACGATTTCCGTACCTTCAAGGAAGATACTCTGGAGGCTTCAGCTGATGAGATACTCTGGCAGCGCGACACCGCAACCATAGGCGGAAAACTCTTCCAGGGCTGCGATTTCGAGGTGCCGGCCGTACATCTCAACTACATCCGTTCCTGGTTCCACGCCCTCTCTGAAGAGGCAAAACTCAACGCCCAGCCGATACCGAAGACCGATGCCGACCTCGCAGCTTATGCCAAGGACAACCACATCGACCTGCCGAAAGATTCGGAAATCCCTGCCAACCTCAGCATCAATCCACAGAAATCCCACCGCATCTCCAACAAGCTGATGGGTATCTTCTTCGAAGACATCAGCCGCGCTGCCGACGGAGGACTCTCTGCAGAAATGTTGCAGAACGGTGACTTTGAGTATAACAAGGAAGACCACCGCCACCAGTGGAATGCCACCACGGCATGGGTGGGGGTAGAGAAAGAGGGCATCGCCACCGAAAACGGGGTGAGCCAGAACAATGCCCATTATGCCGTTCTGGGCGCTACACCTATTTATAATATAGGTTGGGACGGCATCGCCATACGTCGCGGAGCTGCCGTTGAGGGCAAGGAGGGTAAGCATCAGCCAGCCATTTACGAGGTGAGCCTGCATGCCCGCTGCATCGATGCCAAGAAGAAAGACCTCACCCTGGCGCTCGTAAACCAGGAGGGATTGCCTGTATGCCAGACCAAGATCAAGGTGCAGGACGCAGACTGGAAGGAATATAAGGCGCAGCTCATCGTGACCGATAAATATGAGGGCGAACTCGCCAGCGAAGCCACCACCAAGGAGGGCAAACTGGGCAAGAACATCCGGTTTGCCATCTTGCCTAAGGGCGAGCAGAAAGTGGCGGTAGATTTGGTAAGTCTCAAACCACAAGATACTTACAAGGGTCATGGACTGCGTAAAGACCTTGCCGAGGCCATTGCCGACCTGAAGCCTCGCTTCGTGCGCTTCCCGGGCGGCTGCATGCTCCACGGTCAGGGGCTCAAGAACATTTACCACTGGAAGGAGAGCGTGGGTCCGCAGAAAGATCGCAAGCCAGCCTACAACATCTGGGGGTACCATCAGACCCGCCAGCTGGGTTTCTATGAGTATTTCCAGTGGTGCGAGGATATGGGAGCCGAGCCGCTGCCTGTATTGGCGGCAGGTGTTCCTTGTCAGAACTCTGTGGCAGATGAGCGCGGAGTGGCTGGTCAGCAGGGCGGAATCCCGATGAGCGAGATGCCGCAGTATATTCAGGACGTGCTAGACCTGGTAGAATGGGCGAATGGCGATCCTGCCACCTCTAAGTGGGCTAAGATGAGAGCCGATGCGGGTCATCCGGCTCCGTTCAACCTCAAGATGATAGGCATCGGCAACGAAGACCTCATCTCTACCGATTTCGAGCAGCGCTACCTGATGATCTGCAAGGCAGTGAAGCAGAAGTATCCTCAGCTCGAGGTGGTAGGTACCGTAGGTCCGTTCCACTTCCCGTCTTCCGATTATATTGAGGGTTGGAAGATTGCCCGCGAAAACAAGCGCTGGATTGATGCCGTAGACGAGCATTATTATGAGCAGCCGGGCTGGTTCCTGAACCATCAGGATTATTACGACCATTACGACCGCAAGGCTCCTAAGGTTTATCTGGGCGAATATGCATCTCGCGGTGCCAATGCGGTAGACAATGCGCTGGCTGAGGGCATCCACCTCTGCAATGTGGAGCGCAACGGCGATGTGGTAGAAATGACATCCTATGCTCCTCTCTTGTGTAAGGACGGATACAGCAACTGGCAGCCGGACATGATTTACTTTGATAATAATAATGTACGCGCGAGCGAGAGCTACAAGATGCAGAAGATGTTCGGTCAGCATGCCGGTGACCTCTACATTTCATCCGTGCTCAGTCTGCCGGATGCGCTGAAGAAATATGTGGGCACCAGTGTAGTGAAGGATTCTAAATCGGGCAAAACCTGGCTTAAAGTGGTGAATGCCTTGCCTCGCACGCTGAAACTCTCGGTTTCTGGCTTGGGCAACAAGCAGGTAACCATCGCAGGCAGAAGCGCTCAGGTTTTCGAACTTTAG
- the folD gene encoding bifunctional methylenetetrahydrofolate dehydrogenase/methenyltetrahydrofolate cyclohydrolase FolD, translated as MQLIDGKATAAAIKEQIAQEVAQIVADGGKQPHLVAVLVGHDGGSETYVKNKVLACEKCGFKSTLIRYEEDVTEEELLQCVDKLNQDDDVDGFIVQLPLPKHIDEQKVTMAIDYRKDVDGFHPVNVGRMSLGMPCFISATPLGILTLLQHYNIETSGKKCVILGRSNIVGKPMAQLMMQKQYGDATVTVCHSHSKNLKKECQEADIIIAAIGRPDFVTADMVKPGAVVIDVGTTRVPDATKKSGFRLNGDVKFDEVAEKCSFITPVPGGVGPMTICSLMKNTLAAGKKEYYS; from the coding sequence ATGCAGCTTATAGACGGAAAGGCGACGGCAGCCGCCATCAAGGAACAGATAGCCCAGGAGGTGGCACAGATTGTTGCCGACGGAGGCAAGCAGCCACACCTGGTAGCCGTGCTCGTAGGGCACGACGGAGGCAGCGAAACCTATGTGAAAAACAAGGTGCTGGCCTGCGAGAAGTGTGGATTCAAGTCGACCCTCATCCGTTATGAGGAGGATGTTACCGAAGAAGAGCTCCTGCAGTGCGTAGACAAGTTGAACCAGGATGATGATGTTGACGGATTCATCGTTCAGCTTCCTCTTCCTAAGCACATCGATGAGCAGAAGGTGACCATGGCAATAGATTACCGCAAGGATGTAGACGGATTCCACCCAGTAAACGTGGGCAGAATGTCGCTCGGCATGCCTTGTTTCATCTCTGCCACTCCGCTCGGTATCCTCACCCTGCTGCAGCATTACAATATTGAGACCAGTGGTAAGAAATGCGTCATTCTGGGCAGAAGCAACATCGTAGGCAAGCCAATGGCTCAGCTGATGATGCAGAAGCAGTATGGCGATGCTACCGTCACCGTATGCCACTCCCATTCCAAGAATTTGAAGAAAGAGTGTCAGGAGGCAGATATCATCATCGCAGCCATAGGCCGTCCTGATTTCGTGACAGCCGATATGGTGAAGCCGGGAGCCGTAGTCATTGATGTGGGTACCACCCGCGTGCCTGATGCTACGAAGAAAAGTGGTTTCCGCCTGAACGGTGATGTGAAATTCGACGAGGTGGCAGAGAAGTGCTCCTTCATCACTCCTGTTCCGGGAGGCGTTGGTCCGATGACCATCTGTTCGCTGATGAAGAATACGCTGGCTGCCGGCAAGAAGGAATATTACAGCTAG
- the ffh gene encoding signal recognition particle protein — protein MFENLSDRLERSFKILKGEGKITEINVAETMKDVRRALLDADVNYKVAKEFTNKVKEKALGMNVLTAVKPGQLMIKLVHDELEELMGGEEAPLKLESHPAVILMSGLQGSGKTTFSGKLANMLKTKKGKKPLLVACDVYRPAAIQQLHVVGEQVGVPVYSEPENKDVLSIADHAIQQAKTNGNDVVIVDTAGRLAIDEQMMNEISNLKNHLRPDETLFVVDSMTGQDAVNTAKEFNDRLDFNGVVLTKLDGDTRGGAALSIRTVVTKPIKFIGTGEKMDAIDVFHPARMADRILGMGDVVSLVERAQEQFDLEEAKKLEKKIRKNQFDFNDFYNQIQQIKKMGNIKDLAAMIPGVGKAIRDVDIPEDAFKGVEAIIQSMTPKERTNPAILNTSRRQRIAKGSGTNIQEVNKLIKQFDQTRKMMQMMTGNKMAQMMSRMKGMPGMPKMPGM, from the coding sequence ATGTTTGAAAATTTAAGTGATAGACTGGAACGCTCGTTCAAAATCTTGAAGGGCGAGGGAAAAATTACAGAAATCAACGTGGCGGAAACCATGAAGGATGTGCGCCGTGCACTCCTCGACGCCGACGTAAACTATAAAGTGGCTAAGGAATTCACCAACAAGGTGAAGGAGAAAGCACTCGGCATGAATGTACTTACTGCCGTAAAGCCGGGACAGTTGATGATCAAGTTGGTGCACGATGAACTGGAAGAACTCATGGGCGGCGAAGAAGCCCCATTGAAGCTCGAAAGTCATCCGGCCGTCATCCTCATGAGCGGTCTGCAGGGTTCGGGTAAGACTACCTTCAGTGGCAAGCTTGCCAACATGCTCAAGACCAAGAAAGGCAAGAAGCCATTGCTCGTGGCCTGCGACGTTTACCGTCCGGCAGCTATCCAGCAGCTCCATGTAGTGGGTGAGCAGGTGGGTGTTCCGGTATACAGCGAGCCTGAGAACAAGGATGTGCTCAGTATCGCCGACCATGCCATCCAGCAGGCTAAGACTAACGGCAACGATGTGGTAATCGTCGATACAGCCGGACGTCTCGCCATTGATGAGCAGATGATGAACGAGATCAGCAATCTCAAGAATCATCTCCGTCCAGACGAAACCCTCTTCGTGGTTGACTCCATGACCGGTCAGGATGCCGTAAACACAGCCAAGGAATTCAACGACCGCCTCGACTTCAACGGCGTTGTTCTCACCAAGCTCGACGGTGATACCCGCGGTGGTGCTGCCCTCAGTATCCGTACCGTGGTAACCAAGCCAATCAAGTTTATAGGTACCGGCGAGAAGATGGACGCCATTGACGTGTTCCACCCAGCTCGTATGGCAGACCGAATCCTCGGCATGGGTGACGTGGTATCCCTCGTAGAGCGCGCACAGGAGCAGTTCGACCTGGAAGAGGCCAAGAAACTGGAGAAGAAGATCAGAAAGAACCAGTTCGACTTCAACGATTTCTACAACCAGATTCAGCAGATCAAGAAGATGGGTAACATCAAGGATCTGGCAGCGATGATTCCGGGCGTGGGCAAGGCAATCCGCGACGTAGATATCCCAGAGGATGCATTCAAGGGCGTAGAGGCCATCATCCAGAGTATGACTCCTAAGGAGCGCACCAATCCGGCCATCCTCAACACGTCACGCCGCCAGCGCATCGCTAAGGGTTCGGGTACCAACATCCAGGAGGTGAACAAACTCATTAAGCAGTTTGACCAGACCCGCAAGATGATGCAGATGATGACCGGCAACAAAATGGCGCAGATGATGAGCCGCATGAAGGGTATGCCTGGCATGCCTAAGATGCCGGGCATGTAA
- a CDS encoding NAD(P)-dependent oxidoreductase has translation MSEQKETKNMKNAAEAQVPEQNTTETAAKQNEDAKQADTTEQQADAAAFQVVNEGFSTREAIEEAKRCLHCKIPQCKKGCPIGNDIPDFVHELSMGNMGAAMSIINAKSNLPAICGRVCPHEKQCQGNCVLGKKGKPVQIGKLEQFIADFDTKMNLSREMLPQKTRGRVAVIGSGPAGLTVAGDLARQGFNVTIFEGQAEPGGVLMYGIPEYRLPKSVVRDEVAKIAALGVQFITNCMVGENNVTIDSLFRAGYDAIFMGTGTSVPQNMDSTPGSKLHGVSQSTYFLHNVNAYNEGALTRDMVPLRDGEKVGVIGGGNVAMDAARTAIRLGADVTVLYRKTQEEMPAIKSEYEDAVKEGVKFEWKTTVEAFLKGKNGRLGSCVLNTPEGERVEKFDRIYLAIGSRPANRIVSTTAGIEVDEKGYVKVVERPFGMTTRRGVFAGGDVVHRPQTVVLAMKAAKEVAQGIAQYVDAIKLLEEAKRIEQRGIVE, from the coding sequence ATGAGCGAACAGAAAGAAACAAAGAATATGAAGAATGCTGCTGAGGCGCAGGTCCCTGAGCAGAATACAACAGAAACAGCAGCTAAGCAGAATGAGGATGCTAAGCAGGCTGATACAACAGAACAGCAGGCGGATGCTGCTGCCTTCCAGGTAGTGAACGAGGGTTTTTCTACCCGTGAGGCCATTGAGGAGGCTAAACGCTGCCTACACTGCAAGATTCCGCAGTGCAAGAAGGGATGCCCGATAGGCAACGACATACCTGATTTCGTACACGAACTCTCTATGGGTAACATGGGTGCGGCGATGAGCATCATCAATGCCAAGAGCAACCTGCCGGCCATCTGCGGCCGTGTATGCCCTCATGAGAAACAGTGTCAGGGCAACTGCGTGCTCGGAAAGAAAGGCAAACCGGTACAGATTGGCAAACTGGAGCAGTTTATTGCCGATTTTGATACCAAAATGAACCTTTCGCGCGAGATGTTGCCACAGAAAACACGTGGCCGTGTGGCAGTCATCGGTTCGGGTCCAGCGGGCTTGACCGTAGCCGGCGATCTGGCGCGTCAGGGCTTCAACGTCACCATTTTCGAGGGCCAGGCTGAGCCGGGAGGCGTGTTGATGTATGGTATTCCTGAGTATCGCTTGCCTAAGTCGGTAGTGCGCGATGAGGTGGCTAAGATTGCTGCCCTCGGCGTGCAGTTTATCACCAACTGCATGGTGGGCGAGAACAATGTAACCATCGACAGTCTGTTCCGTGCAGGCTACGACGCCATCTTTATGGGCACAGGTACCAGCGTGCCTCAGAACATGGACTCTACACCGGGCTCAAAGCTCCACGGTGTGAGCCAGAGTACATACTTTCTGCATAACGTGAATGCCTATAACGAAGGCGCTTTGACCCGCGACATGGTTCCGCTGCGCGATGGCGAGAAGGTGGGTGTCATTGGCGGCGGAAACGTGGCCATGGATGCTGCCCGTACTGCTATCCGTCTGGGTGCCGACGTTACCGTGCTGTACCGTAAGACCCAGGAAGAGATGCCTGCCATCAAGAGCGAATATGAAGATGCGGTGAAGGAAGGCGTGAAATTTGAGTGGAAAACTACCGTTGAGGCCTTCCTGAAGGGCAAAAACGGCCGTCTGGGAAGCTGTGTTCTGAACACTCCTGAGGGTGAAAGGGTAGAAAAATTCGACAGAATCTATCTCGCCATCGGTTCAAGACCAGCCAACCGTATCGTTTCTACCACAGCCGGAATCGAGGTGGATGAGAAGGGATATGTTAAAGTTGTTGAACGTCCGTTCGGTATGACCACCCGTCGCGGTGTGTTCGCCGGAGGTGATGTGGTACACCGTCCGCAGACTGTAGTCCTGGCGATGAAGGCTGCCAAGGAGGTGGCTCAGGGCATCGCCCAATATGTAGATGCCATCAAGCTTCTTGAAGAGGCTAAGAGAATCGAGCAACGTGGAATAGTAGAATAA
- a CDS encoding prephenate dehydrogenase/arogenate dehydrogenase family protein: protein MRILIMGAGKMGSFFIDLLSFDHEVAVYEKDAKRLRFTYNCYRFTKMEEIEMFRPELVINAVTVKYTLPAFEEVLPHLSHDCIISDIASVKTGLQEFYEKSGFRFVSTHPMFGPTFANLNQLSEENAVIIKEGDYMGKIFFKDLYQKLGLSLHEYTFDEHDQTVAYSLSIPFVSTFAFAAVMKHQDAPGTTFKRHMQIAKGVLNEDDYLLQEILFNPYTSGQVAQIREELAELIDIIDHKDAKRMKLFLTKIRNHVKEDIEIKEK from the coding sequence ATGAGAATATTAATTATGGGAGCAGGTAAGATGGGAAGTTTCTTCATCGACCTGCTCAGTTTCGACCACGAGGTGGCGGTTTACGAGAAGGATGCCAAGCGACTGCGCTTCACCTACAACTGTTACCGCTTCACCAAGATGGAAGAAATAGAGATGTTCCGCCCCGAACTGGTTATCAATGCGGTGACGGTAAAATATACGCTACCAGCCTTCGAAGAGGTGTTGCCACATCTCTCTCACGACTGCATTATCAGCGACATAGCTTCGGTAAAGACCGGACTGCAGGAGTTTTACGAGAAGAGCGGTTTCCGCTTCGTGAGCACGCACCCTATGTTCGGCCCGACCTTTGCCAATCTGAACCAGCTTTCAGAGGAGAATGCAGTCATCATCAAGGAGGGTGACTACATGGGCAAGATATTCTTCAAGGACCTCTACCAGAAGTTGGGGTTGAGTCTGCATGAGTATACATTTGATGAGCACGACCAGACGGTGGCCTACTCGCTGAGTATTCCTTTCGTGAGCACCTTTGCCTTTGCAGCAGTGATGAAGCACCAGGATGCTCCGGGCACCACCTTCAAGCGCCACATGCAGATAGCCAAGGGCGTGCTCAACGAAGATGATTACCTGCTGCAGGAAATCCTCTTCAACCCATACACATCGGGTCAGGTGGCACAGATCAGAGAGGAGCTTGCTGAGCTCATCGACATCATTGACCACAAGGATGCGAAGCGTATGAAACTCTTCCTCACCAAGATACGTAATCATGTGAAGGAAGATATTGAGATTAAAGAAAAATAA
- a CDS encoding bifunctional 3-deoxy-7-phosphoheptulonate synthase/chorismate mutase type II: MELELEPLNFPSDQERPCVIAGPCSAETEEQVMTTAKQLAAKGCHMFRAGVWKPRTKPGGFEGNGETALPWMKQVKEETGMLTATEVATPEHVELALKYGIDILWVGARTSANPFAMQALADSLQGVDVPVLVKNPVNPDLELWIGALQRINQAGIKKLGAIHRGFSSFDKKIYRNLPMWQIPIELHRRIPQLPIICDPSHIGGRRDLIAPLCQQAMDLGFDGLIVESHCSPDDAWSDAKQQVTPEVLDYILSLLVVRDEHYSTEGLHQLRGQIDECDNQLMDLLAKRMRVCREIGTYKKEHNMTIVQTSRYNEILDKRGAQAALCGMSPEFAAQIFEHIHEESVRQQLEILNQK; encoded by the coding sequence ATGGAATTAGAATTAGAACCATTGAATTTTCCTAGTGATCAGGAACGCCCTTGCGTCATTGCCGGCCCTTGCTCGGCAGAGACAGAAGAGCAGGTTATGACTACCGCTAAGCAGTTGGCTGCCAAAGGTTGCCACATGTTCCGCGCAGGTGTGTGGAAGCCACGCACCAAACCGGGAGGCTTCGAGGGTAACGGTGAAACAGCCTTGCCTTGGATGAAGCAGGTGAAGGAAGAAACAGGCATGCTGACAGCTACTGAGGTGGCTACCCCAGAGCATGTAGAGCTCGCACTGAAATATGGAATCGACATTCTCTGGGTAGGTGCACGTACATCTGCCAACCCATTCGCCATGCAGGCACTTGCCGACAGTCTTCAGGGCGTAGACGTGCCTGTGCTCGTTAAGAACCCGGTAAACCCAGACCTCGAGCTTTGGATCGGTGCCCTGCAGCGCATCAACCAGGCAGGCATCAAGAAGCTCGGTGCCATCCACCGCGGATTCTCCAGCTTCGATAAGAAGATTTACCGCAACCTTCCTATGTGGCAGATTCCTATCGAGTTGCACCGCCGCATACCACAGTTGCCAATCATCTGCGACCCTAGCCACATCGGCGGCCGACGCGACCTCATCGCCCCTCTCTGCCAGCAGGCAATGGACTTAGGTTTCGACGGACTCATCGTTGAGAGCCACTGCAGCCCAGACGATGCATGGAGCGATGCCAAGCAGCAGGTTACCCCAGAGGTGCTGGATTACATCCTCAGCCTCCTCGTAGTGCGCGATGAGCATTATTCTACAGAGGGTCTGCACCAGCTGCGCGGTCAGATTGACGAGTGCGACAACCAGCTGATGGATCTCCTGGCTAAGCGTATGCGCGTTTGCCGCGAGATTGGTACCTACAAGAAGGAGCACAACATGACCATCGTTCAGACCAGCCGTTACAACGAGATTCTCGACAAGCGTGGAGCCCAGGCAGCCCTCTGCGGCATGAGCCCTGAGTTTGCCGCTCAGATTTTCGAGCACATCCATGAGGAGAGTGTCCGCCAGCAGTTGGAAATCCTAAACCAGAAGTAA
- a CDS encoding pyridoxal phosphate-dependent aminotransferase: protein MIQPANRVTEIQEYYFSRKLKEVAKLNAEGKDIISLAIGSPDMPPSKQTIDKLCEVANNPNAHGYQPTVGIPELRKAMAGFYKRWYDVDLDWATEIQPLIGSKEGILHVTLAFCNPGDEVLIPNPGYPTYTAINKILGTKITYYDLREDNGWQPDFDALEKMDLSHVKLMWTNYPNMPTGGVAKRETYEKLVAFAQKHNIVVVNDNPYSLILNEHPMSIMQVPGAKDCCIEFNSLSKSHNMPGWRVAMISSNKTFISWILKVKSNIDNGSFRGIQLAAAEAMLNNTDEWHRENNIQNYRRRRDIAEEIMKVLDCQFDPNQVGMFLWGKIPEKYADVEDLTEKILHEARVFITPGFIFGTNGKRYIRISLCAKDEKMKEALERIKKVFEK from the coding sequence ATGATACAACCAGCCAATAGAGTAACGGAAATACAGGAATACTACTTCAGCCGCAAGCTGAAGGAAGTGGCTAAGCTTAATGCCGAGGGCAAAGACATTATCAGTCTGGCCATCGGAAGTCCAGACATGCCGCCTTCTAAGCAGACCATTGACAAGCTCTGCGAGGTAGCCAACAATCCAAACGCACACGGATATCAGCCTACGGTGGGCATACCAGAGTTGCGCAAAGCAATGGCTGGTTTCTATAAGCGCTGGTATGATGTAGACCTCGACTGGGCTACCGAAATCCAGCCCCTCATAGGTAGCAAGGAAGGCATTCTGCACGTAACGCTCGCCTTCTGCAACCCTGGCGATGAGGTGCTTATCCCGAACCCGGGATACCCTACCTACACCGCCATCAACAAGATTCTGGGTACCAAGATTACCTACTACGATCTGAGAGAGGATAACGGATGGCAGCCCGATTTCGACGCCCTGGAGAAGATGGACCTGAGCCACGTAAAACTGATGTGGACCAACTATCCTAACATGCCGACAGGCGGTGTGGCAAAGCGCGAAACCTACGAAAAGCTGGTGGCATTCGCCCAGAAGCACAACATCGTGGTGGTGAACGACAACCCATATTCGCTCATCCTCAACGAGCACCCTATGAGCATCATGCAGGTGCCGGGAGCTAAGGACTGCTGCATCGAGTTCAATTCCTTGAGCAAGAGCCACAACATGCCAGGCTGGCGTGTGGCGATGATTTCGAGCAACAAGACCTTCATCTCATGGATTCTGAAGGTGAAGAGCAACATTGACAACGGAAGCTTCCGAGGCATACAGTTGGCAGCTGCCGAGGCGATGTTGAACAACACGGATGAATGGCACCGCGAGAACAACATCCAGAACTACCGCCGCCGCCGCGACATTGCCGAGGAGATCATGAAGGTGCTCGACTGCCAGTTTGACCCTAACCAGGTAGGCATGTTCCTTTGGGGCAAGATACCTGAGAAATATGCTGATGTAGAAGACCTGACAGAGAAGATTCTGCATGAGGCTCGCGTCTTTATCACCCCTGGCTTCATCTTCGGAACCAACGGCAAGCGTTACATCCGTATCAGCCTCTGTGCCAAGGATGAGAAGATGAAAGAGGCCCTGGAGAGAATCAAGAAGGTTTTTGAAAAGTAA